The Cloacibacillus sp. An23 genomic interval GCTCTCAGGTCTTCGCCTCCGGGGATTATCGCGGCGACCCTCGGCGAGGCCGTGGCTATGTCGTAGGCGTTCCATATCCCTTTCGCGGTCTCGAGCAGGCAGAAAAGCTTGAGCTTGCCCTGCGGGATGCCGTTTTTGTCTTCGAGTATGGAGAGCTCTTCGTCAAGTATCTTGACGGTCTCTGGGCCGTCCACCTTCGGCGCGCGAACGCCGTCGAGGCGCTTCATCGGGACTATCGCGGCGAGGTCGTCTCTCCAGTATTCGGTGTCCACTCCGTTGATGCGGACGGTCACCTCGCGGTCGCCGAATTCGCCCTGTTCGAGGAATCTTGAGACGAGTATGCGGGCCGTGTCCTTCTCGGACATCGCGACGGCGTCCTCAAGGTCGAGGATCACTCCGTCGGAGCCGAAGAGCCAGCCGCGCGTCAGCATGTTCGGGTTGTTGCCGGGGAGATATAGCATAGTGCGCCGCATTTACTTCGCCCCCTTCAGTCTCTTGTAGGCGGCCTCGACGCGCGCTCCGAGCACTATGTCGAGCGCGCCGTTGTCCTGTACGGTCACCTTCAGATCCTTCGCCTCGAGCGCGGCGAGGGTCTCCGTTATCTTCTTTTCCATCGCGCTTTTGAAGCGCGCGGCGCTCGCGCCCGTTATCTCTATCGAGACGCCCGCGCCGGACGGCGCTTCTTCGAGCGTCACGAGGCAGTCCATCGATTCAAGCGTCCCCGCCTGCGATGTCTTCATCTGGCAATTCCTCCTTAAACCCAAAATAAAAGTTTCCACACTATATACGTATAAATTAAACTTTAAGATAATTTTTACATCTGTTTTATCAGGCGCATATTTACGACGCCGCCCTTTCATGCTTCTTGTCACGATGCTGCAAGATCACCGGTAAGAGGATGCTTGCAACACTTATTAACAATAAAACTACGACAATTGGTTTTTGAAAAACTGCCCAGTAATTATCCGAATACATCTGTACGGTACGCAGCAGCTCCCGGTCGGCAATGGGGCCTAATATTATACCCAAAACAGTAGGCATCACAGGAAAATCATATTGTTTCATAATGTAACCCATCACGCCGAATACAAGCATAAGCACCGAATCAAAAAACGCATTTCTGTTGGCGAAAGCCCCCAATACCATAAACAGCAGCACGCATGGTATCAGATACCGAACAGGAACCTTCAGAACATACGCGGCGCATAGACAAAGTACCATGCCGACTATATACATGACGAACTGCTGCACAAACAACGACGATATAGAGGCATAAATAATATCCCTATGGTCTATGAAAAGATTGGGCCCCGGAACCCACCCTTGCAACATAAGAGCCCCCAGCAGCATGGCAGTCGACGCGCTTCCCGGAATCCCCAGCACCAGCATAGTAGACATAGCTCCGCCTTCTGAAGCGTTATTGGCGGTTTCGCTTGCGATAATACCTTCAGGTATGCCTGTACCGAATAATTTTCTCCGCTTACAAAATTGTTTGCATTGATTATAAGAAAGCAGACTGGCCACAGTCGCGCCGGCGGCAGGCATAATGCCGACGATAACGCCGAGAATTGAAGTCGCTATCACCTGAACAGGCCTCTTTGCTATCTCTTTCCAAGCAGAAAGGATCTTAACGAAACTCGGCGTTGAAATCTCGCCGTGGACGACGTATTGCTGGCTTATGAGAGACAGGATCTCTGGCAAAGATAAAAAGCCGATTAAGCATGGTATCAGCGGTATGCCATCCAACAGGTATAAGATACCGAATGTTCCGCGCTCAATACCGTTAGCATTCATACCTATAGTACCCAACAATATGCCAAAAAGTCCGCTGAAAACCCCTTTAAGCGGCTCGCTGCCCAAACTGCCTACGACAGACAATCCAAAGACTGCTACCATAAACATCTCCGCAGGCCCGAACTTTAAAGACAGGTTTGCAAGCGGCTCTGTGATCAGCAAAAGAGATACGCATCCTATCAGTCCTCCGACAACAGAGCTTGCCAGAGCCAATCCAAGCGCCTCGCTCGCCAGCCCTTTTTTCATCATCGGATAGCCGTCCAATATCGTCGCTATATTGGCTGGCGACCCCGGAGTATTGATCATAATAGCTGTAATAGCCCCGCCAAACAATCCACCGGAATATATGGACAATAAAAAAACAAGAGCCGTCAGCGGATCCATCGTATATGTGAACGGCAGCATCAAAGCTATTCCCAACGTTCCAGTAAGTCCGGGCAAAGTGCCCAGCACCAGTCCAAAGAATACGCCGAAAAACATATATGCAATATATTTAGGAACTAAAACGATGGCAAAACCTTCGATGAAAGGGGTGAAGTCCATATTAAAATCTCCTTTCTGAAAAAATCAAAAGCCGAAAGGGCCGCTTGGCAGCGGAACCATCAATACCACCTTAAACGCCGCATATATTAGTGCTGAACTGATAATAGAAAAACATAATATCACCTCTTTGCTGCGTACGTTTAAAAAATACAGTGTGCTTGCCATAAACAATATGCTTGTAAGTACAAAACCTATATGCGGAATTACTAATATATATAAGGCGGTAAATGCAAGAAGAATAAGTTCTTTATAAGGCAAATTCTTCTTTACATCGGAAGCCTTCTCCGCATAATTAGTTCTTTTTCGCCAGCGCATATACTCGACCGCTATAAAATATATATAAAAAATTACAATGAGTATGCATATAGGCCTGATAAGCAATTTATCTATATTGTCTGCTTTTAGACTTTCTATATAATAAGCGATAGACAGGATCAGAACCAGGCTTGGTACAAAAAGAGACGCTAATACCCTACGCATTATTTATGCTACCCCCTTAACGCTCAAAAACACAATCGATTGCATATCCGCTATCCGCATATGTCAAAGCGATCTGACCTTAATAACTACCTGATTAAGGCAAAGGTTTATAGCAAATTATCAGTATCTGACAGTTAGTTCGTCTTTGTATTTTTCTACCAGTTTGTGTATGGACTGATTGACGCGTCTGCTTTCTTCCGGACCGATATACTGGTTGATCGGAGCCTGCATCGAATCAGATAAAAATTTTTGATATTCCGGGTCGTTTAATGCCTGCTGGTATGTGCTTAATAATTTTTCATACCTTTCAGGGTATTTTTCTTTCAACTCAGAATGAACGGCTATAAACGTGCTCATTGAAAGATTGGGGAACTCATTGCCCTGGAAGATCTCTCCAAAAGTAGGCACGTCCGGGAAAAGCCCGCTTCTTTTCGTACCTAACACAACAAGTATTTTTGCTTTTCCGGTGATAGAAATATCGCCGCTCGAATTGCCAATCATAAAATCCAGATGATCGCCCAACAGCGCCGTGCGTAATGCGTTGCCGTTGTCATACGTTACAGATTTAAAATTCCATCCGTATTCTTTTCTCAAAACCGACGCGGCAATATTTTGAGGGCCTCCGGCGATATAACCACAAGTAAGTTCTCCCGGGCGTTCTTTCACAGCCGCAGCAAGCGCTTCCGCAGTATCGTACTTTGAAGTATTTAATACGACGATTTCAACGGCGTCTTCCTGTTGAATATTTAACACGTCAAATTGATCAAACTTGTATTTGGCATTGTGCGTAATAATATTGGCGCTGAAATATACTTGGCATCCCAAATATATCGTGTTTCCATCAGCCGGAAGTCTGGAATATATCGTAGTCCCCACTTGGCTAGAAGCTCCGTCACGATTGTCTATAACAATCGGAACGCCGAGATATTTTTCCCAATATTTAGCCAGCCCTCTTCCCATAGCATCGGATGATCCTCCGGCCTTATATGGAATCAGCATGGTGATTTTATCTGACGGCCATTCAGCGGCATATAGATTGCGGTTAGACATAGCGGTAAATGATAGTATCATTGTAACAACACACAAAATGATTATTTTCTTCATGGTACCAACCTCCACCTTGTATATAAATTTTTGTGTACCGTTAAACCAATAACATACATAAAATTCAGCTGCGTCTTAAATAACTTAGTTAGTATTTCGCTATAATAGCCGTCCTAAAAAACGCATTTTATACACGGTGCAAAACATGACGAACTCCACATAAAGCGGTATCATCGCCAGTTTCAGATATATTATGGAGTTAATTTTTCGCAAAAATTACCCAATCAATCAGTAAAATTCCACCTCATCAACACTTCTAAAACTCCGCCGGCTATCGCCAAAGCCTTATCTGTGATGCTCCAGCAATGAGCAGGGTCTCCGCGCGGGTCGACGTCTCCGATCTTCAAACCTTTTGATACGCGCACCGTCGGATGAATAAGGCCGCGCAGTATTCCATCAAGTTGAGAACGCACTTCTGCACCGTTTACATATCCGACGACCTCATCCTTTTTGACGCTGTCACCGATTTTATGCACAGGCATGAGATAACCGTCGCATGGTGCGCGAAGCAGCCGCTCGACGCCAAACCCTTTCATCAATCCAGGGACTCCGGTGTTAGGTAGGGCGCTGCCGTTAGTAATGGCGCGCCCCAATGTGTGGCCTCGCTTAGTTTCTATCACGGCGTGCACGTCGTCCGGCGCGGAAAACCCTGGACCGATAGCAATCACGAGCGGCGCCATACTCTTAGTAGTACCGAGGTTTTTCTTTGCCATAATAGCGTCGATTACGACATCAGGATGCAGACGGGCTATAGCTTCTCCATTTGGGTCGACGGCGACTGGTACGATGCCTGTTTCAGACATATTGAAATTTACAGGATCGGTTACATGTACAGCCGTCATGTCTTCTACCTGTATCGAACCGTTAAATATCGCAGATGCGACGGAAACGCTTCGACGAACAACCAATGGATACTGCGTCTCCAGCACTATCACTGGATATCCCACTTTCCACAACCTGTATATTGTGCCCGTAGCCAGATCTCCGCCGCCACGAACAATAATCGTCGTTTTTCTCAACATGGCAAAGAAAAACCTCTTCTCTCAGTTTCGTTTTATAATTTCTTTATCTTCAACACATCGCAGCGCAAGCACCGGCCAGCCTCTCTTGCGATTTGCTCTTCGGCAAACCCGCATTCGACTTCGCAGAAGCAGCCCTTGCGCTCTTCCGGCTTAAGCACCGGCATCTTTTCGCGCGGGGTAGGAGTTTCGTCTATGGGCTTCGTCATTTCTCTGGGAAGATATTTCAGCGAAATCACCTGGCCGTCTCCACCAAGATAACGATCTATAGAAGACGCCGCTTCTTTTCCTCTATTTACGCTGTTTATAACGGAATCAGGCCCCGTAGTGCAATCGCCTCCCGCAAATATCCAGGGAGTGTCCGTCGTGCCGCAATATGAGGCTTTCAGCACGTTGCCGCGCACTTCCACAAGTTCTTTGTCGAGGTCGGCGACTTCCCGGCTCAGAGCCTGGCCGATCGCGCAGATGACATAATCCGCATGGACTTTCATCAACGCGTTGTCATCGTACTCAGGAGAGAAACGACCGTCTTTATCAAATACGGACACGCATTTCTTGAATGTTACAGAACCGACACGTCCGTCGTTCTTCTCTATAACCTTCGGCCCCCATCCGTTAAAGACATAAAGCCCTTCTTCTTTGCCTTCTCTGACCTCGTCAGGATGCGCCGGCATCTCTTTTTCCTTTTCAAGGCAGAAAAGTGACACTTTCGAAGCTCCAAGACGGATGGCGGTGCGCGCGCAGTCCATAGAGACGTTGCCGCCTCCGACTACGATGACTTCTTTGCCACTCAAATCGACGCCGCAGCCGGTGTTTACGGAACGCAGGAAAGAAACGCCGGAAACTACGCCTTCCGCATCTTCGCCCTCCACTCCGAGTTTTCTGTCATTATGGTCGCCTACGGCAAGATATACTGCCATATATCCGTCGTGGCGAAGATCTTTTATGCTGATATCTTTTCCTATTTTTTTGCCCGTCACAAATTCAATGCCCATTTCCTTGAAGAGTTCAAGCTCTTTTTTAAATTTGTCTCTGGGCAGGCGATATTCTGGAAGGCCGACGACGAGCATGCCGCCTATTACGTTCAACTGCTCAAATACGGTTACGTCATATCCTTTTTTCCGCAGATAGAAAGCGCAGGAAAGGCCGGACGGCCCGGAACCGACGACCGCGACTCGCTTGCCGTTGTTTTTCTCCATCTCCGGCATCGGAAACTTTCCGTCGTGTTCAAGCAGCCAGTCTGTGATGAAACGCTTGATACCGCGAATCGCTATAGGCTCGTCTATTTTTACGCGGTTGCACATGCTTTCGCATAGGTGATTGCATACTCTTCCGCAAGTAAGAACGAGCGGGTTTTCGTTCTGGATCACTTTGTACGCTTCCCTGTACATCCCGCGGCGGGCAAAATCGAGATAAAGCGGGACTTCCACGTTTGCCGGGCAGGCGTTCTGGCATGTGTAGCGCATGCAATGGACATACGCTGACGGGTCATGCCGCTCATAGAGGCATTCCGTGCAGTAAAGGCATTCTGTGATTCTGTCGAATCTGTGGTCCTTTACTTTACGAACCCACATGGGGTCTGCGATGAGCGGACGCGCCAGCGCAACCATATCGGCGCGGCCTTCGGCGATCACGCTGTCGGCAAACTCCGGATTTCCCAGCTTACCGACTGTAATCACGGGGACGTTTACGCACTTTTTGATTTCTTCGGCAAGATATACGTTCGGGCCGTCCGGGTATTCTATTGTAGGCTTGCCCCTCTGGTCAGAATATCCCTTTACCGGCGCGTCGTCAAAACGGACTCCGGCGGAGACGTCCATGCAGTCCACGCCGTGTTTCACAAGTTCCTGTGCGAATATACGGCTCTGGACGATCGTATTGCCGCCGAGCACGAACTCTTCCGCACTGATTCGGGCAAAAATCGGATAGTCAGGCCCGACGAATTCTCTTACTTTCTTTAGTATTTCCAGATGGATAAACATACGCCCGTATATATCGCCGCCGAACTCATCGGTACGAAGGTTGGTCCTGCGGGAGATAAAGTCTGCCATCGTGTATGTGTGGGCGTAGTGCAGCTCAATCGCATCAAAACCAGCAGCGTATGCGCGTTTCGCTCCCGCTACGAAATCGCCGATGATGCCGTAGCATTCTTCGTTAGTAAGCTCGTGCGGTTTTTTGCCGACGCCGTATATTGAATGGGCTATCTGAAGCCCTATCTTGCAATCTTCATTATGAACCGCTTCAACCAATCTCTTAAAGCCGTCAATGTGCTCGTCTCTGCTTATCTGGAGGCGCAGCCCTGCGTGTATGTAATATGAGCTTACGCTTGTATGCTCTGTCATAATGAGGCCGACGCCGGACCTCGCCCTGTCCACATAATGCTTTATCGTATTCTTGGTAACGACGCCGCCCGGGCCGGCCGAGTTTGTAAACATAGGAGACATAATGACGCGATTTTTAAGTTCCAACGTATTGATTTTTATTGGAGTAAAGAGCCCGACTCGTTCCACTACATTTTTCCTCCCCACGATGTTTATTCAGCCGAGCTGCTATTAAAATATTTTGCGGCCCGGCTGAATAATTAATTTTTTAGTTTCTATTTGTTCTTTTTTGCTTTTATCTTTTCCGCAGCAATTCTTACCGCATCGTAAAACTGCAAATATCCCGTGCAACGGCAGAAGTGACCGGACAGCTCGTCTCTAATGTCTTCCTGCGTCGGATTTTCTTCGCGCATAAGCAACGCTTTGGCGGAGAGGACGACTCCGGGCGTGCAGAATCCGCACTGGATAGCTCCGGCTTCCACAAACGCCTCCTGAATAGGATCAAGTTCTCCGTTCTGCTCGAGCCCTTCTATGGTCAGTACGTTTTTCCCCTGTACTTTCATGACGGGCACGATGCAAGAGTCGACCGGGAGCCCGTTCACAAGCACGGTGCAAGCCCCGCACTCCCCTTCTTCGCATCCTTTTTTAGTACCAGTAAGGCCGAGGTCGTATCTTAAAACGTCCGCCAGGGAATGGCTGGGGTCGACTTCAATAGCTATTTCTTTACCGTTTACCGTGCATTTCAGTTCCTGCATTAGAATCACCTCTTCCCTACATAAGCGTTTGAGCGGCTTCTGTAAGCGCCTGTTCGACAAGATCTTTGACGAGCACCTTGCGGTATGCGCCAGATCCTCTCACGAGCGAGTCGCGTGGAGACGCTTCGTCGCCTGCAATTACAGCAGTCTCCGCATACAGTGCGGCGGACGGCTTTTTCCCGATCAGGAACGCCTCGGCCTTCTGCGCGCGGAAGGGA includes:
- a CDS encoding (2Fe-2S)-binding protein, which codes for MQELKCTVNGKEIAIEVDPSHSLADVLRYDLGLTGTKKGCEEGECGACTVLVNGLPVDSCIVPVMKVQGKNVLTIEGLEQNGELDPIQEAFVEAGAIQCGFCTPGVVLSAKALLMREENPTQEDIRDELSGHFCRCTGYLQFYDAVRIAAEKIKAKKNK
- a CDS encoding tripartite tricarboxylate transporter permease, which codes for MDFTPFIEGFAIVLVPKYIAYMFFGVFFGLVLGTLPGLTGTLGIALMLPFTYTMDPLTALVFLLSIYSGGLFGGAITAIMINTPGSPANIATILDGYPMMKKGLASEALGLALASSVVGGLIGCVSLLLITEPLANLSLKFGPAEMFMVAVFGLSVVGSLGSEPLKGVFSGLFGILLGTIGMNANGIERGTFGILYLLDGIPLIPCLIGFLSLPEILSLISQQYVVHGEISTPSFVKILSAWKEIAKRPVQVIATSILGVIVGIMPAAGATVASLLSYNQCKQFCKRRKLFGTGIPEGIIASETANNASEGGAMSTMLVLGIPGSASTAMLLGALMLQGWVPGPNLFIDHRDIIYASISSLFVQQFVMYIVGMVLCLCAAYVLKVPVRYLIPCVLLFMVLGAFANRNAFFDSVLMLVFGVMGYIMKQYDFPVMPTVLGIILGPIADRELLRTVQMYSDNYWAVFQKPIVVVLLLISVASILLPVILQHRDKKHERAAS
- the citD gene encoding citrate lyase acyl carrier protein produces the protein MKTSQAGTLESMDCLVTLEEAPSGAGVSIEITGASAARFKSAMEKKITETLAALEAKDLKVTVQDNGALDIVLGARVEAAYKRLKGAK
- a CDS encoding tripartite tricarboxylate transporter TctB family protein encodes the protein MRRVLASLFVPSLVLILSIAYYIESLKADNIDKLLIRPICILIVIFYIYFIAVEYMRWRKRTNYAEKASDVKKNLPYKELILLAFTALYILVIPHIGFVLTSILFMASTLYFLNVRSKEVILCFSIISSALIYAAFKVVLMVPLPSGPFGF
- the yqeB gene encoding selenium-dependent molybdenum cofactor biosynthesis protein YqeB; amino-acid sequence: MLRKTTIIVRGGGDLATGTIYRLWKVGYPVIVLETQYPLVVRRSVSVASAIFNGSIQVEDMTAVHVTDPVNFNMSETGIVPVAVDPNGEAIARLHPDVVIDAIMAKKNLGTTKSMAPLVIAIGPGFSAPDDVHAVIETKRGHTLGRAITNGSALPNTGVPGLMKGFGVERLLRAPCDGYLMPVHKIGDSVKKDEVVGYVNGAEVRSQLDGILRGLIHPTVRVSKGLKIGDVDPRGDPAHCWSITDKALAIAGGVLEVLMRWNFTD
- a CDS encoding aldolase/citrate lyase family protein; translated protein: MRRTMLYLPGNNPNMLTRGWLFGSDGVILDLEDAVAMSEKDTARILVSRFLEQGEFGDREVTVRINGVDTEYWRDDLAAIVPMKRLDGVRAPKVDGPETVKILDEELSILEDKNGIPQGKLKLFCLLETAKGIWNAYDIATASPRVAAIIPGGEDLRADLRTERSDDGTELEWARRMLVFAARAAGVDPLDTVYSRVTDDAGLRRETEFIKQLGFAGKSVIHPNQIAIVHDVFNPTEAEIAKAQKIIAAAKEAAERGQGAVSVDGKMVDVPVVKRAEYTLIRAGLLA
- a CDS encoding FAD-dependent oxidoreductase yields the protein MGRKNVVERVGLFTPIKINTLELKNRVIMSPMFTNSAGPGGVVTKNTIKHYVDRARSGVGLIMTEHTSVSSYYIHAGLRLQISRDEHIDGFKRLVEAVHNEDCKIGLQIAHSIYGVGKKPHELTNEECYGIIGDFVAGAKRAYAAGFDAIELHYAHTYTMADFISRRTNLRTDEFGGDIYGRMFIHLEILKKVREFVGPDYPIFARISAEEFVLGGNTIVQSRIFAQELVKHGVDCMDVSAGVRFDDAPVKGYSDQRGKPTIEYPDGPNVYLAEEIKKCVNVPVITVGKLGNPEFADSVIAEGRADMVALARPLIADPMWVRKVKDHRFDRITECLYCTECLYERHDPSAYVHCMRYTCQNACPANVEVPLYLDFARRGMYREAYKVIQNENPLVLTCGRVCNHLCESMCNRVKIDEPIAIRGIKRFITDWLLEHDGKFPMPEMEKNNGKRVAVVGSGPSGLSCAFYLRKKGYDVTVFEQLNVIGGMLVVGLPEYRLPRDKFKKELELFKEMGIEFVTGKKIGKDISIKDLRHDGYMAVYLAVGDHNDRKLGVEGEDAEGVVSGVSFLRSVNTGCGVDLSGKEVIVVGGGNVSMDCARTAIRLGASKVSLFCLEKEKEMPAHPDEVREGKEEGLYVFNGWGPKVIEKNDGRVGSVTFKKCVSVFDKDGRFSPEYDDNALMKVHADYVICAIGQALSREVADLDKELVEVRGNVLKASYCGTTDTPWIFAGGDCTTGPDSVINSVNRGKEAASSIDRYLGGDGQVISLKYLPREMTKPIDETPTPREKMPVLKPEERKGCFCEVECGFAEEQIAREAGRCLRCDVLKIKKL
- a CDS encoding tripartite tricarboxylate transporter substrate binding protein, encoding MKKIIILCVVTMILSFTAMSNRNLYAAEWPSDKITMLIPYKAGGSSDAMGRGLAKYWEKYLGVPIVIDNRDGASSQVGTTIYSRLPADGNTIYLGCQVYFSANIITHNAKYKFDQFDVLNIQQEDAVEIVVLNTSKYDTAEALAAAVKERPGELTCGYIAGGPQNIAASVLRKEYGWNFKSVTYDNGNALRTALLGDHLDFMIGNSSGDISITGKAKILVVLGTKRSGLFPDVPTFGEIFQGNEFPNLSMSTFIAVHSELKEKYPERYEKLLSTYQQALNDPEYQKFLSDSMQAPINQYIGPEESRRVNQSIHKLVEKYKDELTVRY